The region gtacaaggacctgaagaacaaaaaaatagtataaggactttttgaacaaaaatgatatagtaaaGGGGCCTCTAAATGGGTTTAgccaaataataatattatacaCTAGTTATCATCTCATCATAATAATTTAAGTTTTTGAATTAGTTGATTATTTTATAAGGtaacaattttttataataataataataataattaatatagtaTGGGACTTTATATGatcaaaacatataatattcaattattGACACTCTCATTTgatgaattaattaattgtataaaataaaattaattttatttacatttacATGCATAAGTATCCttaagataataataaaattattattagaatTTCACCTCATAAtttgaattgaaaataaattgattatttaatgCAAAACTTATATACGTAATATAGAATTCAATATTTTAAACTGTCATTGGGAAAGAGGCAATATATTATTACGTCCTCCCTCACGTCACTGAAGTTAGATGCATCACTAGGTCTGGtaatttacctttttttttctgtttgagAAGAGAGTGACAATTTATTAAAGAGCATAGATTCATAGGCTTAAAGTCTTAAAGTcacttattcaaaaaaaaaaagtcttaAAGTCACAGACCAAAGTCAAAAGTTTCCAAGTTTTGCCGGTGCTCTTCATTCAAGAtggatattaaaaaatatactaataatttttcttttatcttgaaattataaaataatccaaGCCAAATATATTATCAATTTCTATCttgcaaatataaaataaaataaatgttgataatttaaaaataatattttttaaaatattaatacatataaaaaatgacaaataaaatgaGTTTAAAGACAAATGATTTCATtcacttttaataatttttacaaaattactTATGTCATCTCTTATGTCACAtagatttgtttaaaacatcactGATTCGATTTAGTACACATTTAagaaatttcatttaattaatgttttttttattacaaatcgCATTATTTAAGCTGGTGATTAAACAAAgggtttgataaaaaaaataaacgaaGAAATCAGATCGGCGGGTCGAACTAAAAATTGGTCGGATGCCCAATCAAATTAGccttaaaaaatatattgaattaGCATGTAAATGATAATTGATATGAAAATATCCAAACTAtcatttttattgtattttggtgatcaaattttaatttattttattttgtttgttaaacTTTAATATAATTTCAATAGAAATTTTCCGGCTAAAATGCATACATGGCAGCCGAATGTTTTTTGCGTGACAATTGTTTTTTTACTTGTAAAAATTTGTCATTTATATAGAACTTTATTTCAGCGAGAAGtttttaatcaaatatatataagttttaagtgaaaaaataaaaggagTAAATCTAGCTGTCATGTATGCAGTTTTAATCGGAAAATCTCccgttgaaaaataaaataaaatttaacaaccAAATTGAAAcgaataaatataataattaaagtgTAATAAAAGAGATAATTTACTTAGTACCCTGAATATCAAATATCCGACATGAAAAGAACACATGAtgcattaaaaaattaactacaCAAAAATTgcttggcaaaaaaaaaaaccgcaGGACATGCAAGAAATTTTCATCAACAAtactatttcaattttttaatttttttggagagATAGATAACTTTATCAAACCAGAATCCAAAAGTActgtttattgaattttttgcTTCAATgagatatatattatttatatctatttATTTGTTTGTACATAATATACAACGCGTTCTAAATGATCTTTAATTAACAGGAGATACCATAAAGCCTTATATAtcagaaattttatatttgagcCATATAAGTCTTTTATATCTTATTACAATCACACAAACCCTTAAATAGACAAGAAagaaacaataattttatatacattcataacatcaaataaaaaaagtttacgaCAATACTTGAATATTATAATTCAAGAAGTCCATTTATGGCTAAAACCTATGGCCTTACTTTGGCACCAATTATTATTTAAGCAACAATAAACATGCTAATTAATCGAGAGTAGCCTTTTTAAAAGGAAATATTCTGttgattaattcaattaatcttcattttcttctcttttcgggTGACCACACCAGGATGTTTATTGTCTCCTTTTCGGTCGTATTTGTTGTTTTCATGGTGTTTTTCTTGGCGGAGTTCATGTGAATGTTTCTGATTATCCTCGGGTTCACGATCATGATCCTTTTTCCGTTCATGTGAATGTTTCTGAATATCCTCGGGTTCACGATCATTATCCTTTTTCCGTTCATGTGAATGTTTCTGATTATCCTCGGGTTCACGATCATTATCCTTTTTCCGTTCATGTGAATAATGTTTATGCTTATCTTCGTGTTCATATCCATGGCCATTTTTATCTTTGTTTTCATGTCCAtgtccatttttttcttttttttcatgtACGTAGCCATTTTTATCTTTGTACTCATGTCTCTGTCCGTGTTTGTTTTCGTGTTTGTATTCATGTTCAtgttcattttcattttcatcttcATAATTGCCTATCGGTGCATGCTCTAGAAAATCAACAAAACAAATAATGTCAGAATGTTACCTTTTAGATaagaattaataaatataaaaatccaTCTTTTACAAGTtcaagtaaaattttaaattttgataatttttaaaagatttaaatggatcaaaaatcaccaactttcgggTGTATTACATatctaacataaacttttaattttagcaaaaaaGTACACGTACTTTccaattttgcaattaaagccacgtttgcattttttttaaatggtatTGTTTTACATCCAAACGGTAACGTTTTACATGCAAAATGGTGTCggtgttttagttttaaaaattggaaagttcatgtatttttttagtcaaaattaaaagtttatgttaaatatgcaaaatacgtgaaagtttgtgatttttggtgcatttaggCTTTTTTAAAACTGACATTAAgtctgttaaaaaaataatgccattaaatttactttaatttaaaacCTTAATGGTTAAAACTAACTCTGAActaataagtttattttaatttttagtaggATCTCTAAACTAACTTCGTAGTTAGTAACATTTTCCATAAATGTATAATCTTACtcctaataaaaaaatcaattcatcaaaaaaaaattttagttcaaaaaaaaaataaaaaaatcaaaataaaaaacaacaataacATTCAGTTCTAAATTCTCAACCTATAAATGGTAAAGTAAAAAGAagtaaatttaaagtttaaaattaacataaaaaacaaataaaaatttatataaggTGAATGATTGAAAGGATCAAATTAATTGTGTAAAATTGGATAAATTTACAGccagattattattattattattattatataagcaaatgtttaataatttagataaaatttaaaaaatatcaaaaagttCAACTTCTTTAAAACTATTAGACCTCAATTTTCATGAGATGatatataaaatgaaataaGTTTTTAGAAGTTAAGTGCAAAATTGTGAAATATAAAATGattcaaaaaatacataaataaatttgtttaatttatcattaaaaatgttcaaaatacATATCAAATTTAACAATTagtaaaaattaagaaaaactaCGGTTGATATTTTAAAGTAAagctaaaattatcaaaattataatgttTTATTAGATAATTTGTACGAAGATCAAGGGTTTAAATTCATTAGTAGTTAGCAATGAACATATAAAATTGACAGGTTAACTATGGTGAAGGTATTCTaactaaaataacaattttatgcaaatttaaattaaattaattttaatgaattctaataaatataaatatattcagAGTTCGTAAAtactcaaaaaaattaaaatttaatagataAATTGATTTGTTATATTCACaaacttaaattattttatcaaatgtacttttaacaattaattaaaatattattcctgcaatttattcataaaaaaaatattcctgcaattttataaattgaaataaaaatattaaacatttaatttaaatctATTATCGGACACccaattctcattttaaatctacgtaattatttttaaattaaaaagaaaaatcaattgtgtaaataatcatttatagaataaaaaattttaaaattaaatttcaaagatAAACACATTATGGCTTAGACATAATTctccaaatttataaaattggcggatcataatatttaaattagggttaattgcaaatttatacacgaacattatcctaatttgcaattacaatataaactttgaaacttggcaatgttagtaacgaactttacacttttggcaaattgatacagcaaaacgaaaaacactaacgtggacattgtaatataccgccatgtgtcgttgcatgattggtcggtgtaccaatttgccaaaaaatgaaagttggttactgacattgccaagtttcaaagtttatgttgtaattgcaaattagggtgaagttcgtgtatgcatttgcaattaaccctttaaattattatttttaaaatatattcaattattttatcaaCTTAAGGTGATATATGATTAAAAGAAACTAATACATAGTTAAACAATTGCTTGAGGGCAAATCAAAACTTACGGGGTGGATAAGTCCGAGCTGTAAGCCGACGAGCTGAGACCTGAGAGGAAATGAGAAGAACAATCGCAAAAGTAAAACCAAGAAGAAGCAAACTTTTTGATAATGCCATTTTTTAAGCCTCAAATACGAAATTAAAGATAATTAATGTAAGTgaatttaattactaaacatAAAACTTCTTAATTTATAGTACTCATTTGCAAAAGAATCGATTCCACAAATAACGGCTTCTCTTTGTTTTCTCTACAATTTCTCTTGCTAAAACATCTCCTCACCAAACCTTGGTTGTTGGATGCAAAAATTGTTTTccaatatttgtttattttcttttatgtttttcCTGAATAAcagtttttcaattttcaattttatgtgtCTAAGGATGTGCTTATAATGTTCTGCACAAAAGTGTGAACCGATACCATATTAGAGTTAAAGAATAATTATCATTGTAACTTATAGTAAAATCTCGGAATATATTTGTTCAATTATTTATCAATgacttcaaaataataatattttattaaatttagtaaTGTCGAATCTCAAATCATAATGTAAAAGtgataatttcaaaaataatcgcttatactaatataatatttcaataaaatttctaaCTCAGATGATATCGTTAACTcgctaattacttaaaaaccacccatgttgatttttttttcgtttatactcaCACGTTGAAAAAAGACCATTTGCACCCTTTTCTGGTTTTTTAGGTATCGTCTCTACCCCCAACAAAGGTacaattaatgatttaattaatttaaagatgaaaacattaaaaattactaaataaaaagggttatatcatattttttctatttggaaTAATACAAAAAAGTCCGTCagttttaaaaatgttcaattaAGTTCCAATAATtaagttttcttttttaaaataaatcaataaattgaaaaatattttcgTCTCACTGTCACACTTTTCTGATTAACGACCCTGTCACTAAACGTTTTTacaaagaaattttttttttatgtttttcggTTCTCCTCGGCTCCTCTTTCCGAAGGAGGAGCATGTCAGACTCCTCTTTCAATGGAAGGAGGAGTAGCTCGGTCTCCTCCTTCGAGGAAAAATCGATTTACTttgtagaaatttaaataaattttattttaagtaaattttatttatggattttgatattaaaacattattgattattaatatatattaatcaattattattagttgattttttttaagaaagaaGGTGTTTTCGTACAATTAATACATTAACGTGTAATTAGTGCATAAATTAAGATtgaaagattatttt is a window of Mercurialis annua linkage group LG2, ddMerAnnu1.2, whole genome shotgun sequence DNA encoding:
- the LOC126669547 gene encoding uncharacterized protein LOC126669547, encoding MALSKSLLLLGFTFAIVLLISSQVSARRLTARTYPPQHAPIGNYEDENENEHEHEYKHENKHGQRHEYKDKNGYVHEKKEKNGHGHENKDKNGHGYEHEDKHKHYSHERKKDNDREPEDNQKHSHERKKDNDREPEDIQKHSHERKKDHDREPEDNQKHSHELRQEKHHENNKYDRKGDNKHPGVVTRKEKKMKIN